In a single window of the Cucumis melo cultivar AY chromosome 11, USDA_Cmelo_AY_1.0, whole genome shotgun sequence genome:
- the LOC103497383 gene encoding uncharacterized protein LOC103497383 translates to MKILGRRSCHGDERSCEEEDKEETQIDDDDDEEEALSLCDLPVKEKQQPSRSVSATIVETEDFDFNNWRPPPSPMLTADDLFFQGHMLPLRLSFSSENSQNNNGNLWSRSESMDRNNMLRFRNGSTSSSSSRSHYSRSSSLSNNSISIPTTNTKPRPSNNNVFHSHPSPTPQIRSFSTSSHRSRSSSRWEFFRLGLLQTPGMELQDLKTRTTTTTTTTMTTHKTTASILGVVSCKRSVDTVPTTTGSSNNRIRRENVLKKNNNNKVEIREKEKEKEKERRVSHRRTFEWLKQLSHATFGEEQ, encoded by the exons ATGAAGATATTAGGAAGAAGAAGCTGCCATGGAGATGAAAGATCatgtgaagaagaagataaagaagagacccaaattgatgatgatgatgatgaagaagaagcaTTGTCTCTGTGTGACCTTCCTGTTAAAGAAAAGCAGCAGCCATCGAGATCGGTATCGGCCACCATCGTCGAAACAGAAGATTTCGATTTCAACAACTGGCGGCCGCCACCGTCGCCGATGTTGACGGCGGATGACTTGTTCTTTCAAGGACATATGCTCCCTCTACGTCTCTCATTCAGCTCTGAAAATTCCCAGAATAATAATGGAAATTTGTGGAGTAGATCGGAGTCTATGGATCGTAATAATATGTTGCGGTTTAGAAATGGCAGCACCAGTAGCAGTAGCAGTAGAAGCCATTATTCAAG GTCATCAAGTCTAAGTAACaattccatttccattccaacAACAAACACAAAGCCAAGACCTTCAAACAACAACGTTTTCCACTCTCACCCAAGTCCAACCCCCCAGATCAGATCCTTCTCCACATCCAGCCATCGAAGCCGGAGTTCCTCTCGATGGGAGTTTTTCCGACTCGGACTTCTCCAAACGCCAGGAATGGAGCTTCAAGATCTCAAAACTCGCACCACTACCACAACCACGACAACGATGACGACGCATAAAACAACTGCATCAATTCTGGGTGTGGTGAGCTGCAAAAGATCTGTTGATACGGTACCAACGACGACAGGATCGTCGAATAATAGAATAAGGAGGgaaaatgttttgaaaaagaataacaataataaagtTGAAATtagggaaaaggaaaaggaaaaggaaaaggaaagaagagTGTCACATCGTCGAACATTTGAATGGCTAAAGCAGCTCTCGCATGCAACCTTTGGAGAAGaacaatga